From Acidihalobacter aeolianus, a single genomic window includes:
- a CDS encoding FmdB family zinc ribbon protein: MPIYDFACRDCGTSFESVCAYGAPNPGCPACGAPTDRLPSAPALHGRMACGREEAMRSLKTGTTHCPACAAGRPHNHNH; the protein is encoded by the coding sequence ATGCCGATCTATGATTTCGCCTGCCGCGACTGCGGCACGAGCTTCGAATCCGTCTGCGCCTACGGTGCACCGAACCCCGGCTGCCCGGCCTGCGGCGCACCCACCGACCGCCTGCCGTCGGCCCCCGCCCTGCATGGCCGCATGGCCTGCGGTCGAGAAGAGGCCATGCGCAGCCTCAAGACCGGCACCACACACTGCCCGGCCTGTGCAGCTGGCCGTCCGCATAACCACAACCACTAA
- the kdpA gene encoding potassium-transporting ATPase subunit KdpA, translating into MTTGNWQLLAVYLVLLTALGWILSYWIEPVMAGRFSWLRQVESPLFRLIGLRTQESHGWLHYTTGLLLFNVLGVFTTYGILRLQNVLPLNPAHLPAVPPGLAFDTAVSFVTNTNWQNYGGETTMSYLAQMSALTTQNFFSAATGLVIAISLIRAMSGESVRHLGNVWIDLARAVLWILIPLSLIFSLALVGQGVIQNLSGYRQVHTLQSTQFSPKIGEVVHSAAAPSNQTIAMGPVASQEAIKLLGTNGGGFFNVNSAHPYENPTALSNFMEMLAIPLISVALVFAFGRMVGDRRQAWALYGAMVVLFLIFTIPTMLFEQQGNPLLTQLHVNQQASALQSGGNMEGKEVRFGPGASALFDTAATATSCGAVNSMLDSYTPLGGAGPLALMQLGEVVFGGVGSGLYGILIYALLAVFVAGLMIGRSPEYLGKKIETFEIKMVSIAILISPLLALLGTALAVLTHAGRSAPLNPGAHGFTEILYALTSAANNNGSAFAGLSADTVFYNVLLGIVMWFGRFGVIVPVLAIAGSLAEKRRLQSGVGTLPTHGPLFAALLVGFILMVGLLNFVPADALGPLAEQFSIASR; encoded by the coding sequence ATGACAACGGGCAACTGGCAGTTGCTTGCAGTCTATCTGGTGTTGTTGACTGCGTTGGGCTGGATTCTTTCATATTGGATCGAGCCGGTAATGGCCGGCCGATTTTCATGGCTACGCCAAGTTGAATCTCCATTATTCCGCTTGATTGGGTTGCGTACTCAGGAGTCGCATGGCTGGTTGCATTACACAACCGGGCTTTTATTGTTCAATGTCCTTGGCGTATTTACGACCTATGGCATCTTGCGCCTGCAGAATGTCCTTCCGTTAAATCCCGCACACCTTCCTGCCGTACCTCCTGGACTGGCGTTCGACACCGCGGTCAGCTTCGTCACCAATACGAACTGGCAGAACTATGGTGGCGAAACCACCATGAGTTATCTCGCACAGATGAGCGCGCTTACTACGCAGAATTTCTTTTCTGCTGCTACCGGATTGGTGATAGCCATCTCACTGATCAGAGCCATGTCAGGAGAATCGGTGCGGCATTTGGGTAATGTGTGGATCGACCTTGCGCGTGCGGTGTTGTGGATTCTCATCCCCCTCTCACTGATTTTTTCTCTGGCGCTTGTCGGGCAGGGCGTGATTCAGAATTTATCCGGATATCGCCAGGTACATACACTCCAGTCGACCCAATTCTCCCCCAAGATCGGGGAGGTCGTCCATTCGGCGGCTGCCCCATCCAACCAGACCATTGCCATGGGCCCTGTGGCCTCCCAGGAAGCGATCAAGCTGCTGGGCACCAATGGGGGAGGCTTTTTCAACGTCAATTCTGCGCATCCATACGAAAACCCGACGGCACTCTCCAACTTCATGGAGATGCTCGCAATTCCGTTGATTTCCGTAGCCCTCGTATTCGCCTTCGGCCGCATGGTCGGAGACCGCCGGCAAGCCTGGGCTCTATACGGCGCGATGGTTGTCTTATTCCTGATATTCACCATTCCGACCATGCTCTTCGAGCAGCAGGGCAATCCTCTGTTGACCCAACTGCACGTCAATCAGCAAGCCTCGGCCTTGCAGAGCGGCGGCAACATGGAAGGCAAGGAGGTGCGTTTCGGCCCAGGCGCTTCGGCACTGTTCGACACGGCGGCAACTGCCACGTCTTGTGGTGCCGTCAACTCGATGCTTGACTCTTACACGCCGTTGGGAGGTGCCGGCCCACTGGCGCTGATGCAGTTGGGAGAGGTGGTATTCGGCGGGGTAGGCTCGGGGTTATACGGCATCTTGATCTACGCCCTGCTCGCCGTTTTCGTGGCCGGCCTGATGATCGGCCGATCGCCCGAATATCTCGGCAAAAAAATCGAAACCTTCGAGATCAAGATGGTATCCATCGCCATTCTGATCAGCCCTTTGCTGGCCCTTCTCGGCACAGCCCTCGCCGTACTCACGCATGCCGGGCGTAGCGCGCCCCTCAATCCAGGCGCTCACGGTTTTACCGAGATTCTCTATGCCCTGACCTCGGCAGCGAACAACAACGGCAGCGCGTTCGCCGGACTATCGGCCGATACCGTTTTCTACAACGTTCTATTAGGCATTGTCATGTGGTTCGGGCGTTTCGGCGTCATCGTGCCTGTACTGGCCATCGCTGGATCTCTCGCAGAAAAGCGACGCCTGCAATCCGGTGTCGGAACGCTACCCACCCATGGTCCGCTGTTCGCGGCTCTTCTGGTCGGATTCATCTTGATGGTCGGACTGCTGAATTTCGTCCCGGCGGACGCACTCGGACCTCTGGCCGAACAATTTTCCATCGCCTCCCGCTGA
- a CDS encoding potassium-transporting ATPase subunit F, whose product MNGQIWAAGILCIGLFAYLLAMLLYPEKLT is encoded by the coding sequence TTGAACGGGCAGATATGGGCGGCCGGCATTCTCTGCATCGGTCTGTTTGCCTATCTACTCGCCATGCTGCTTTACCCCGAGAAACTGACATGA
- a CDS encoding sigma 54-interacting transcriptional regulator yields MTAHRPPPLTPTAFLQTFIAQSINVAGQLCSLEDRDRQRYIEHLGLAAASCMESAGRVCQSIDADAPLDQARYANLIVEIKNHIGGQFQILEHTRGHITVVNHVCPFGEAVKQAPELCRMTSSVFGAIGARNFGYAKVHLSKRIAVGDGCCEARVYLESALATDKPGDEYHAHDGAVSSGLSGSEDPELQRRLGDTWCAAQHASGRKLPGMRIVAESRAMRAALDAARTVAPTDASVLITGETGVGKEVVARTIHVLSPRRDNPFVTLNCGAIPEGLVESELFGHERGAFTGACDVHRGFFERADGGTLFLDEINSLPLAAQVKLLRVLQEGAFERVGGAHTQYVDVRVVAASNQDPDELLHGGRLRHDLYYRLNVVPIDIPPLRRRIDDLSALAQAILSRLAEKYDRGEKLLGPDAWRQLLAHDWPGNIRELENRLERAYLFTEGRLIDRIGELALPETDESGDGIPLRELKREAANAAESRAIRDSLRRYRGRVSAVARELGVTPRAVQQKLKSHGIKPAEYRQPEDQQPHNRTW; encoded by the coding sequence ATGACCGCACATCGCCCGCCACCGCTCACCCCCACGGCCTTTCTGCAGACCTTTATCGCACAAAGCATCAATGTGGCTGGTCAGTTGTGCAGCCTCGAGGATCGCGACCGGCAACGCTATATCGAGCACCTCGGACTCGCTGCTGCAAGCTGTATGGAATCCGCCGGCCGCGTCTGTCAGTCGATCGATGCCGATGCACCACTGGATCAGGCACGCTATGCCAATCTTATTGTCGAAATCAAAAACCACATCGGTGGACAATTCCAGATCCTGGAGCACACACGGGGACATATCACCGTAGTGAACCACGTCTGTCCATTCGGCGAGGCCGTGAAACAGGCTCCCGAGTTGTGTCGCATGACCTCCAGCGTGTTTGGTGCCATCGGAGCGCGCAATTTCGGCTATGCCAAGGTCCATCTCAGCAAACGCATAGCCGTCGGCGATGGCTGCTGCGAAGCTCGGGTATACCTCGAATCCGCACTGGCGACCGACAAACCCGGCGATGAATACCACGCACACGATGGGGCCGTCAGCTCAGGCCTCTCAGGCAGCGAGGACCCTGAACTGCAGCGCCGGCTAGGAGATACCTGGTGTGCTGCACAGCACGCATCCGGGCGAAAACTGCCGGGTATGCGCATCGTGGCCGAATCGCGCGCCATGCGCGCGGCACTGGACGCCGCGCGCACGGTCGCGCCGACGGACGCCAGCGTGCTAATTACCGGAGAAACCGGTGTCGGCAAGGAGGTCGTCGCACGTACCATCCACGTGCTGAGCCCACGTCGCGACAACCCCTTCGTCACCCTCAACTGCGGCGCCATTCCGGAAGGGCTGGTGGAAAGCGAGCTGTTCGGCCACGAGCGCGGCGCCTTCACAGGCGCCTGCGACGTGCACCGCGGCTTTTTCGAGCGCGCCGATGGGGGCACGCTGTTCCTCGACGAAATCAACTCGCTGCCGTTGGCGGCACAGGTGAAATTGCTGCGCGTACTCCAGGAAGGCGCCTTCGAGCGCGTCGGTGGCGCACATACGCAATACGTGGATGTGCGCGTTGTGGCAGCCAGCAATCAGGACCCAGACGAGTTACTGCACGGAGGCCGGCTGAGACACGATCTCTACTACCGCCTGAATGTGGTACCGATCGACATCCCGCCCCTGCGTCGGCGCATCGACGATCTTTCCGCCCTGGCGCAAGCCATCCTGTCGCGGCTTGCGGAAAAATACGACCGCGGCGAAAAACTGCTCGGTCCAGATGCCTGGAGGCAGCTCTTGGCGCACGACTGGCCCGGCAATATTCGCGAACTGGAAAACCGCCTGGAACGCGCCTACCTGTTTACCGAAGGACGGCTGATCGATCGAATCGGTGAACTCGCCCTACCGGAGACCGACGAAAGCGGCGACGGAATACCCCTTCGCGAACTCAAGCGGGAAGCCGCGAATGCGGCGGAGTCACGAGCGATCCGCGACAGCCTGCGCCGCTACCGCGGCCGGGTCAGCGCCGTTGCGCGCGAACTCGGTGTCACACCGCGAGCGGTGCAGCAGAAACTCAAATCGCATGGCATCAAGCCAGCCGAATACCGGCAACCCGAAGACCAGCAACCACACAATCGAACCTGGTGA